The DNA window ttgacaaaaaataaaatagcgaaaACTTAATATCGATTAGCGCATAATTGACAAAGTATAATCTTCATACAATCTCGATTAGCAAATCGATTTTAATAACCACTGATATTCAGTAGCCGAACACTTCAAAGGTTCTATGACGATATGTTGCTAATGCCCTCCGGACAGGTTTGACGAGGGTGCCTCTGTCACCTGGAGACGTTGATGATGATCATTTGTATCCAAACCTCATAATATACCACTAAAAGGGGTAGAGTGAAGTTTGTAGAAAGACGCCGAGCTcacagatattttttatcatcgaACTTGAATTATTACCAAGGTGTGAATtaacaaaaaaagcaataaaacagaTTTATTAGCGCAAGTAATTAATCAATTACTAAGTGTACACATTTCTTGTTTCGGCGACATCAATGAGCTCTGTACATGACACCGTGCCCCAAGTCACCATACAAGCTTATCTCACTAGTATCTACTACTTAATGGACCGACAACTCTTCAAATAACAACTACACTAATTAATTTGCTAATCACAAACTGACAGATCTGAACACGAACCGACTCTTTCGCAACATCCCTCCTTTTTATTCGCGAAATAAGACCAAAAATTCAAGTACGAGTACATGAATAATTGTCGCAATCTGGGCCAATCAATAATTATATTCGGTTCGGTATAAAAGGGTGGTTCTTTAGAGGACTACCATCAGTTGCACCTGAGACTTCGACAATGCACACTATTGTAAGTGTCGAGAGAAAGTGTTTGGGAGTGATTAATTGTGTTGAGTGCAATGAGGACGATGTGAATAATGCGTttgtgatttaaataaaaaatacgatggATATTGCTGGAGTACAAAAATGAAGATCGTGATTACAACATTTTCGTTGCATTAACCCATAAACTTTTATCATTTCCACAGATCATCATCAGCGCTATCCTGGCCTGCGGAGCCGCCGCTCCAGCCTACCTCTTAGCTGAGGAAGCCCACGTCGTCCACACCATACCGAGCAAGTCCACCTTCACGCAGAGCAGCCAAGTCGTCAACCATGGAAGCACCCACGTCCTGCACCCAATTGAGACCATCCACACCATCCCCGTCGTTCACGCCAAGACTACCATCACCAAGTCCAACCAGGTGGTCAGTCACGGTGGAACTTACGTCCATCCAGTGCACTCCATCAGTGTGATGCCAGTCCATGAGGTCTACCATGTTCCGAAGACTACTGTCACTAAGAGCAACCAGGTTGTGAACCATGGTGGTACTGCTGTGGTCCACGCTCCTGTGGTCCATGCTCCCGTGGTCTCCGTGGCTCATCCCGTGGTCTACCACTCCTCACCCCTCGTGACCCTCAAGACTGGTGACTCCGCAGTGACTCACCACAGTTCCACTGTCCACGAAACTGTGCCAGTTGTGAAGTCCCTCCCTCTAGTCACTCTTCatcattaatttgttaattttttccactgttttgttttgaataaagttttgttttaattctgaactagctgtgcccgcgacttcgtccgcgtggagtAGTTGTTTTgggcataatatttatttttggaaacaaCCTCCTCagctttttaaattatagtcattttatgttattatttcagaCATTTAGTTTTTAGAGAATCAGGATATGACATTAGCATATAATGATGATATATACAATGATGGACTAATCTtaattgaagataaaatttatGAGATTTGCGATAAATCACTAACCGATTTTGGGCTTCCTGTATCGAAAAGGATTAATTCACTTAATCATCTGGATCCGTTAGAAATAGCGAACGTTCTATGATCGATTCATTAGCACGGTTTTGTTCACTGATTGCCCGTTGAGTAGCCAACCTAAGCATATTTTCGTCCTCTGTTTCATTGCTGCGCGAAACTCGCAGCCGCTTTGCATTAGCAGTCTGCCGAGAAAGCTGAGATCTTTTTCTAGGCATTATAGTGACGAAAAAAGAACGTAGGAATGAAAACTTAACCAAACCGTAACTCgtaatcaagaaaaaaaaaacaaaagtaaagtaaataattaccctaattatttttacctgtattttgtacttatgaaaatctaataaaatataatatgtcaaaAGAATAACCGTATAACTATAACTGTATGCTTAAACTAAAACCTATGTCAAAAGAATAACCGTACTTATAACTATAACTGTATGCTTAAACTAAAACCTTAcctaataagaatatttatgtagataacaCCAATTTACGGGTat is part of the Spodoptera frugiperda isolate SF20-4 chromosome 30, AGI-APGP_CSIRO_Sfru_2.0, whole genome shotgun sequence genome and encodes:
- the LOC126912824 gene encoding uncharacterized protein LOC126912824; amino-acid sequence: MHTIIIISAILACGAAAPAYLLAEEAHVVHTIPSKSTFTQSSQVVNHGSTHVLHPIETIHTIPVVHAKTTITKSNQVVSHGGTYVHPVHSISVMPVHEVYHVPKTTVTKSNQVVNHGGTAVVHAPVVHAPVVSVAHPVVYHSSPLVTLKTGDSAVTHHSSTVHETVPVVKSLPLVTLHH